Proteins encoded by one window of Ictidomys tridecemlineatus isolate mIctTri1 chromosome 7, mIctTri1.hap1, whole genome shotgun sequence:
- the Tcf24 gene encoding transcription factor 24 has translation MDRGRSVNSPESASAEPMPPATVTHDTSPGRIGIGARSGGGRPAAANAARERSRVQTLRHAFLELQRTLPSVPPDTKLSKLDVLLLATTYIAHLTRSLQDDAEAAADPGLGALSGDGYLHPVKKWPMRSRLYIGATGQFLKHSVPGEKANHSNTPTDSQP, from the exons ATGGACCGCGGCCGCTCGGTGAACAGCCCAGAGAGCGCCAGTGCTGAGCCGATGCCTCCGGCCACTGTCACCCACGACACAAGCCCAGGGCGGATTGGGATCGGAGCGCGCTCTGGAGGCGGCCGGCCGGCCGCGGCGAACGCAGCGCGGGAGCGCAGTCGCGTGCAAACCCTGAGGCACGCCTTCCTGGAGCTCCAGCGCACGCTGCCGTCGGTACCACCTGATACAAAGCTGTCCAAGCTGGACGTGCTGCTGCTGGCCACCACTTACATCGCGCACCTTACCCGAAGTCTGCAGGACGATGCCGAGGCTGCGGCAGATCCAGGTCTGGGAGCTTTGAGTGGCGATGGCTACCTGCACCCAGTCAAG AAATGGCCCATGCGATCAAGATTATACATTGGTGCTACTGGTCAGTTTCTGAAGCATTCGGTCCCTGGAGAAAAAGCAAATCATAGCAACACTCCAACAGACTCACAGCCGTAG